Proteins co-encoded in one Aspergillus luchuensis IFO 4308 DNA, chromosome 6, nearly complete sequence genomic window:
- the pyrG gene encoding orotidine-5'-phosphate decarboxylase pyrG (BUSCO:EOG09263Q7N;~COG:F;~EggNog:ENOG410PFIV;~InterPro:IPR011060,IPR014732,IPR018089,IPR013785, IPR001754;~PFAM:PF00215;~go_function: GO:0003824 - catalytic activity [Evidence IEA];~go_function: GO:0004590 - orotidine-5'-phosphate decarboxylase activity [Evidence IEA];~go_process: GO:0006207 - 'de novo' pyrimidine nucleobase biosynthetic process [Evidence IEA];~go_process: GO:0044205 - 'de novo' UMP biosynthetic process [Evidence IEA]), with amino-acid sequence MSSKSQLTYTARASKHPNALAKRLFEIAEAKKTNVTVSADVTTTKELLDLADRLGPYIAVIKTHIDILSDFSDETIEGLKALAQKHNFLIFEDRKFIDIGNTVQKQYHRGTLRISEWAHIINCSILPGEGIVEALAQTASAPDFGYGPERGLLILAEMTSKGSLATGQYTTSSVDYARKYKNFVMGFVSTRSLGEVQSEVSSPSDEEDFVVFTTGVNISSKGDKLGQQYQTPASAIGRGADFIIAGRGIYAAPDPVQAAQQYQKEGWEAYLARVGGN; translated from the exons ATGTCCTCCAAGTCGCAATTGACCTACACTGCCCGTGCCAGCAAGCACCCCAATGCTCTGGCCAAGAGGCTGTTCGAAATTgctgaggccaagaagaccaaTGTGACCGTCTCGGCTGACGTTACCACCACTAAGGAGCTACTAGATCTTGCTGACC GTCTCGGTCCCTACATCGCCGTGATCAAAACCCACATCGATATTCTCTCTGACTTCAGCGACGAGACTATTGAGGGCCTCAAGGCTCTTGCGCAGAAGCacaacttcctcatcttcgaggACCGCAAATTCATTGACATCGGCAACACTGTCCAGAAGCAATACCACCGTGGTACCCTCCGCATCTCGGAATGGGCCCACATCATCAACTGCAGCATCCTACCTGGTGAGGGTATCGTCGAGGCTCTCGCTCAGACGGCGTCTGCACCGGACTTCGGCTACGGTCCCGAACGTGGTCTGTTGATCTTGGCGGAAATGACCTCTAAGGGTTCCTTGGCCACCGGCCAGTACACTACTTCTTCGGTTGATTATGCCCGGAAATACAAGAACTTCGTCATGGGATTTGTGTCGACCCGCTCGTTGGGTGAGGTGCAGTCGGAAGTCAGCTCTCCttcggatgaggaggacttTGTGGTCTTCACGACTGGTGTGAACATTTCGTCCAAGGGAGATAAGCTCGGTCAGCAGTACCAGACGCCCGCATCGGCTATCGGTCGGGGTGCTGACTTCATTATCGCGGGTCGCGGTATCTACGCCGCGCCGGACCCGGTGCAGGCTGCGCAACAGTACCAGAAGGAAGGTTGGGAGGCGTACCTGGCCCGTGTCGGCGGAaactaa
- a CDS encoding MAPEG family protein (COG:O;~EggNog:ENOG410PS21;~InterPro:IPR023352,IPR001129;~PFAM:PF01124;~TransMembrane:3 (o12-32i81-104o124-145i)): MLTLTVPENYGSVIAVALGAIPVLSFVHGAVVSRLRKHADCPYPHCYATVEQCKTNPKAEQFNCAQRAHANFLENSSQTMLFILVAGLKYPQLATGLGSIWVLGRSLFLYGYVYSGKPRGRGRLYGSFYLLAQGALWGLTSFGVARELISYF, encoded by the exons ATGCTTACTCTGACCGTCCCTGAAAACTACGG CTCCGTCATTGCCGTCGCTCTGGGCGCCATCCCCGTCCTGAGCTTCGTCCATGGCGCCGTCGTGTCTCGTCTCCGTAAGCACGCCGATTGCCCCTACCCTCACTGCTATGCGACCGTAGAGCAGTGCAAGACCAAC CCCAAGGCTGAGCAGTTCAACTGCGCTCAGCGCGCTCATGCCAACTTCCTTGAGAACTCCAGCCAAACTATGCTCTTCATCCTGGTGGCTGGATTGAAGTACCCCCAGTTGGCAACTGGCCTTGGAAGCATCTGGGTTCTCGGTCGCTCACTGTTCCTTTACGGATACGTGTACTCCGGCAAGCCGCGGGGTCGCGGTCGTTTGTACGGCAGCTTCTACTTGCTTGCGCAGGGAGCTCTTTGGGGATTGACCTCTTTTGGAGTCGCGAGGGAGTTGATTTCCTACTTTTAA
- a CDS encoding allantoate permease family MFS transporter (COG:G;~EggNog:ENOG410PI9I;~InterPro:IPR011701,IPR036259;~PFAM:PF07690;~TransMembrane:10 (i64-82o136-154i161-181o201-220i232-252o336-357i364-387o393-413i425-446o458-478i);~go_function: GO:0022857 - transmembrane transporter activity [Evidence IEA];~go_process: GO:0055085 - transmembrane transport [Evidence IEA]): MADEKTEKSPPPMTVDEETGTTEKIDPTIAEHAKDADEALAVFEDLHGEVITLDEETNKRLLRIIDWHIMPIMCLVYGMNFLDKTTLSYASIMGIKTDLNLVGDNYQWLGSLFYFGYLAWEYPTNRLLQRLPLGKYSAACIIIWGAILCCFAAVNNFSGAIAIRFFLGVFEASVTPGFALLTSQWYTKAEQGSRVNIWFSFNGWGQIFGGLVAYGIAVGTDRHGSSIEPWKIIFLVTGLLTVCLGLIFLWVVPDNQLNARWLKKEDRVLALARVRVNQQGIGNKHFKIHQVKEALLDPMTWAFFFYALIADIPNGGITNFFSQLITSFGYTEEQSLIYGVPGGAIEVISLLGSGFLGQYTNQQLLCSTGGLIASIIGMILVVALPLTNNVGRLIGYYMTLASATPFVALLAMISSNVAGYTKKTTVAAIYLIGYCAGNIIGPQVFRPQDAPRYVPAEITIIVCWGVCLFILAFIWWWYRVQNEKKARIRASPGYAPMENQEWMDLTDWENHELVYVL; this comes from the exons ATGGCGGATGAGAAGACTGAGAAGTCTCCCCCACCAATGACGGTGGACGAGGAGACTGGCACAACAGAGAAAATTGACCCGACAATTGCGGAGCACGCGAAGGATGCAGACGAGGCACTGGCGGTTTTTGAAGACCTCCATGGTGAAGTTATCACACTCGATGAGGAGACAAACAAAAGGTTACTTCGGATAATTGATTGGCACATCATGCCGATCATGTGTCTTGTCTATGGAATGAATTTCTTAGACA AGACAACATTATCCTATGCTAGTATTATGGGCATCAAGACAGACTTGAACCTCGTCGGCGACAATTACCAGTGGCTTGGAAGTCTGTTCTATTTCG GCTACCTGGCATGGGAATACCCGACCAACCGGCTCCTCCAGAGACTTCCACTGGGAAAGTACTCTGCCGCTTGCATTATAATCTGGGGAGCGATCCTATGCTGCTTTGCCGCAGTAAATAACTTCTCTGGCGCCATTGCTATCCG ATTCTTTCTCGGTGTCTTTGAAGCGTCTGTCACCCCCGGATTTGCTTTGCTGACCTCTCAG TGGTATACCAAAGCAGAACAAGGCAGTCGAGTCAACATCTGGTTCAGCTTCAACGGATGGGGTCAGATCTTTGGTGGCTTGGTTGCGTATGGTATTGCCGTTGGAACCGACCGCCATGGCTCTTCCATTGAGCCATGGAAGATTATTTTCCTCGTGACTGGCCTTTTGACTGTTTGTCTGGGACTGATCTTCCTCTGGGTCGTTCCAGACAATCAGCTCAACGCTAGATGgctcaagaaggaagaccgtgtccttgcccttgcgCGCGTGCGTGTCAATCAGCAAGGAATCGGAAACAAGCATTTCAAGATTCACCAAGTGAAGGAAGCTTTGTTAGACCCTATGACATGggccttttttttctatgCCCTCATCGCTGATATCCCGAACGGCGGCATTACGAACTTCTTCAGTCAATTG ATCACTAGCTTCGGATACACGGAAGAACAGAGTCTTATCTACGGTGTTCCCGGCGGTGCCATCGAAGTCATCTCCCTGCTTGGAAGCGGCTTTCTCGGGCAATATACAAACCAACAGCTGCTTTGCAGCACGGGCGGTCTCATAGCTTCCATTATCGGCATGATACTCGTTGTTGCACTCCCTCTTACGAATAATGTCGGTCGGTTAATAGGCTACTACATGACGCTGGCAAGCGCCACGCCGTTTGTGGCACTGCTCGCCATGATTTCGTCTAACGTAGCTGGCTacacgaagaagacgactGTTGCGGCGATCTACCTCATTGGATACTGTGCAGGAAACATTATCG GCCCCCAAGTCTTCCGTCCCCAAGACGCACCACGCTATGTTCCTGCAGAGATTACCATTATTGTCTGCTGGGGAGTTTGCCTGTTCATCCTCGCGTTcatctggtggtggtaccgTGTAcagaatgagaagaaggcaCGTATTCGTGCAAGTCCAGGTTACGCGCCAATGGAGAACCAAGA atggatggatcttaCCGATTGGGAGAACCACGAACTTGTATATGTGCTGTGA